A window of Infirmifilum lucidum contains these coding sequences:
- the hepT gene encoding type VII toxin-antitoxin system HepT family RNase toxin codes for MPLNRDYIEARVREINDAISLLRDLSSRDFDSLSLYERLSMRYLVIQLVEAASGICLHILIELFGEAIDSMPGCFTRLGEKGVLEPELASRLASSARLRNLLVHRYWSVDDRRVFESVKRGLADFEEFVRRVRGL; via the coding sequence GTGCCTCTAAATAGGGACTACATCGAGGCGAGAGTTAGGGAGATCAACGACGCTATATCTCTTCTCAGGGATCTCTCCTCTAGGGACTTCGACAGTCTCTCACTATATGAGAGGCTGTCCATGAGGTACTTAGTGATACAGCTCGTCGAGGCGGCTTCAGGCATATGCCTCCACATCCTTATAGAGCTGTTCGGCGAGGCTATTGACAGCATGCCCGGCTGTTTCACGAGGCTGGGAGAGAAAGGCGTTCTTGAACCCGAGCTTGCGTCAAGGCTTGCTTCTTCAGCCAGGCTCAGGAACCTGCTAGTCCACAGGTACTGGAGCGTGGATGACAGGAGGGTCTTCGAGAGCGTAAAGAGGGGCTTGGCGGACTTCGAGGAGTTTGTGAGGCGGGTAAGGGGGCTCTGA